Proteins encoded in a region of the Planococcus citri chromosome 1, ihPlaCitr1.1, whole genome shotgun sequence genome:
- the LOC135842110 gene encoding uncharacterized protein LOC135842110 isoform X1: protein MKKLNRIFSGIVCNISLMTNNLLVNGYNCLYYTTNQIRSVHCKHSEFDDVPQDLDIRIEEIIFENNTFVQMSEKSFIKYSNLTMIKIRNTKYLNKVNPIHKNVFRELHKLIFLSIENTFTEFDASFTLPRSLKKLSLSENIFLESVDLRSATSLSDFYAFDCSLRSFPQFNILAPLTTVDVRWNPMDNWTAESLAPFCLLRNLSVEWGDKAARLTEPKRYCQCLRLENWIKTYKITVQYSLNCTPPANTQDTSDNCSTIYSKETLQQRKECLERYAESEDHPWAFVLLATFFTIPVSAVGFYQLRMQKTNVRKKRAAEHSSEKKKVTKKDNKSTTRGPEKSERGGEAEPKSRKEEQEEKEKHDKEKHGDKKHHHHEEEEEEELEEEHDEDE from the exons atgaaaaaattaaatcgaattttttcaggtATCGTATGCAACATATCACTGATGACTAATAATTTACTCGTTAACGGTTATAATTGTTTGTACTACACGACCAATCAAATACGTTCGGTTCATTGTAAACATAGTGAGTTTGATGATGTGCCTCAAGACTTAGATATTAGAATTGAG gaaataatTTTCGAGAACAACACATTCGTACAAATGAGCGAGAAATCATTCATAAAATACAGTAATTTAACCATGATCAAGATAAGAAATACGAAATACTTGAACAAAGTGAATCCTATACACAAGAACGTCTTCAGAGAGCTACACAAACTGATTTTTCTATCAATCGAGAATACTTTCACGGAATTCGACGCTTCTTTCACGTTACCTCGAAGTTTGAAGAAATTATCCttaagtgaaaatatttttttagaaagtgtCGACTTAAGAAGCGCTACTTCGTTGAGCGATTTTTACGCTTTCGACTGTTCTCTGCGTTCGTTTCCTCAGTTTAATATACTAGCTCCTTTGACCACCGTAGACGTAAGATGGAACCCTATGGATAACTGGACAGCCGAAAGTCTAGCGCCATTTTGCTTATTACGAAACTTAAGCGTTGAATGGGGCGATAAAGCTGCCAGATTAACAGAACCTAAGCGTTATTGTCAATGCTTAAGGTTAGAGAACTGGATCAAAACGTATAAAATAACCGTCCAATATTCCTTAAATTGTACTCCTCCAGCTAACA CCCAAGATACTAGTGATAATTGCAGTACGATATACTCGAAAGAAACGCTGCAACAACGAAAAGAATGTTTAGAACGATATGCGGAATCGGAGGACCATCCTTGGGCATTCGTATTACTCGCTACGTTTTTCACCATACCTGTCTCGGCCGTAGGATTTTATCAATTGCGAATGCAGAAAACCAacgttcgaaaaaaaagagCTGCCGAACATTcgtctgaaaagaaaaaagtaacaaaGAAGGATAATAAATCCA CTACAAGAGGACCTGAAAAATCTGAGCGTGGTGGAGAAGCAGAGCCAAAGTCGAGAAAAGAAGAAcaagaagaaaaagagaaacaCGATAAGGAAAAACATGGCGACAAGAAACATCACCATCAtgaggaagaagaagaggaagaacTAGAAGAAGAGCACGATGAAGATGAATAA
- the LOC135842110 gene encoding uncharacterized protein LOC135842110 isoform X2: MKKLNRIFSGIVCNISLMTNNLLVNGYNCLYYTTNQIRSVHCKHSEFDDVPQDLDIRIEEIIFENNTFVQMSEKSFIKYSNLTMIKIRNTKYLNKVNPIHKNVFRELHKLIFLSIENTFTEFDASFTLPRSLKKLSLSENIFLESVDLRSATSLSDFYAFDCSLRSFPQFNILAPLTTVDVRWNPMDNWTAESLAPFCLLRNLSVEWGDKAARLTEPKRYCQCLRLENWIKTYKITVQYSLNCTPPANTQDTSDNCSTIYSKETLQQRKECLERYAESEDHPWAFVLLATFFTIPVSAVGFYQLRMQKTNVRKKRAAEHSSEKKKVTKKDNKSITYYFSFAFSYKRT; encoded by the exons atgaaaaaattaaatcgaattttttcaggtATCGTATGCAACATATCACTGATGACTAATAATTTACTCGTTAACGGTTATAATTGTTTGTACTACACGACCAATCAAATACGTTCGGTTCATTGTAAACATAGTGAGTTTGATGATGTGCCTCAAGACTTAGATATTAGAATTGAG gaaataatTTTCGAGAACAACACATTCGTACAAATGAGCGAGAAATCATTCATAAAATACAGTAATTTAACCATGATCAAGATAAGAAATACGAAATACTTGAACAAAGTGAATCCTATACACAAGAACGTCTTCAGAGAGCTACACAAACTGATTTTTCTATCAATCGAGAATACTTTCACGGAATTCGACGCTTCTTTCACGTTACCTCGAAGTTTGAAGAAATTATCCttaagtgaaaatatttttttagaaagtgtCGACTTAAGAAGCGCTACTTCGTTGAGCGATTTTTACGCTTTCGACTGTTCTCTGCGTTCGTTTCCTCAGTTTAATATACTAGCTCCTTTGACCACCGTAGACGTAAGATGGAACCCTATGGATAACTGGACAGCCGAAAGTCTAGCGCCATTTTGCTTATTACGAAACTTAAGCGTTGAATGGGGCGATAAAGCTGCCAGATTAACAGAACCTAAGCGTTATTGTCAATGCTTAAGGTTAGAGAACTGGATCAAAACGTATAAAATAACCGTCCAATATTCCTTAAATTGTACTCCTCCAGCTAACA CCCAAGATACTAGTGATAATTGCAGTACGATATACTCGAAAGAAACGCTGCAACAACGAAAAGAATGTTTAGAACGATATGCGGAATCGGAGGACCATCCTTGGGCATTCGTATTACTCGCTACGTTTTTCACCATACCTGTCTCGGCCGTAGGATTTTATCAATTGCGAATGCAGAAAACCAacgttcgaaaaaaaagagCTGCCGAACATTcgtctgaaaagaaaaaagtaacaaaGAAGGATAATAAATCCA tTACCTATTACTTTTCATTCGCTTTCAGCTACAAGAGGACCTGA